One segment of Zonotrichia albicollis isolate bZonAlb1 chromosome 4, bZonAlb1.hap1, whole genome shotgun sequence DNA contains the following:
- the YARS2 gene encoding tyrosine--tRNA ligase, mitochondrial yields the protein MAAPALCRRCGRAAGPWGLRQAPLPLPPPLRRWAHEQARRARGAAGLLAAQCERGLFQEVFPAQSAEEQLPALLEPGRPPLAAYCGFDPTADSLHVGHLLPVMALLHFQRAGHDVIAVVGGATAQLGDPSGRERAREPLPAGRVRAQARALRAGLERLFGNHRELFWEPGAGRLGRAALLDNARWLGREPLLRFLGGAGGRLRMGTLLSRQSCQARLRSAEGMSLAEFLYPALQAYDFLHLHQHHGCRIQLGGHDQMGNIMSGYELVTKMTGAEVFGITVPLITSTTGDKLGKTAGNAVWLNREKTSPFELYQFFVRQQDNVVEKYLKLFTFLPLEEIAHIMEMHAKEPEKWGPQKRLAAEVTKLVHGREGLESAKRCTKALYHSSVEALEEMSDQELQELFRQATSAELLLEAGMTVLDLCRKANAIPDGPSGYRKITDGGVSINGNRVTNPETVLILGQHILKNGVSLLRVGKKNYYIIKWLQL from the exons ATGGCGGCGCCCGCGCTGTGCCGGCGctgcgggcgggcggcggggccgtgGGGCCTGCGCCAGGCCCCGctcccgctgccgccgccgctccgccgcTGGGCCCACGAGCaggcgcggcgggcgcggggcgcggcggggctgCTGGCGGCGCAGTGCGAGCGCGGGCTGTTCCAGGAGGTGTTCCCGGCGCAGAGCGCGGAGGAGCAGCTGCCGGCGCTGCTGGAGCCGGGCCGGCCGCCGCTGGCCGCCTACTGCGGCTTCGACCCCACGGCGGACTCGCTGCACGTGGGGCACCTGCTGCCCGTCATGGCGCTGCTGCACTTCCAGCGCGCCGGCCACGACGTCATCGCCGTGGTGGGCGGGGCCACGGCGCAGCTCGGGGACCCCAGCGGGCGGGAGCGCGCCCGGGAGCCGCTGCCGGCGGGGCGGGTGCGCGCGCAGGCGCGGGCGCTGCGCGCGGGGCTGGAGCGGCTGTTCGGGAACCACCGGGAGCTGTTCTGGGAGCCCGGCGCCGGGCGGCTCGGCCGCGCCGCCCTGCTGGACAACGCCCGCTGGCTCGGCCGGGAGCCGCTGCTCCGCTTCCTGGGCGGCGCCGGCGGGCGGCTCCGCATGggcacgctgctgagccggcaGAGCTGCCAGGCGCGGCTGCGCAGCGCTGAGGGCATGAGCCTGGCCGAGTTCCTGTACCCCGCGCTGCAGGCCTACGACTTTCTGCACCTGCACCAGCACCACGGCTGCCGCATCCAGCTGGGCGGCCACGACCAGATGGGAAACATCATGTCCGGATACGAGCTCGTCACCAA GAtgacaggagcagaggtgtTTGGAATTACTGTACCTCTTATTACCAGTACTACTGGTGATAAACTGGGAAAGACTGCTGGAAATGCAGTTTGGCTGAACAGGGAGAAGACTTCTCCTTTTGAGCTCTATCAGTTTTTTGTCAGACAGCAAGATAACGTGGTTGAAAA ATACCTGAAACTGTTCACCTTCCTTCCTCTTGAGGAGATTGCCCACATCATGGAAATGCATGCTAAAGAACCTGAGAAATGGGGCCCTCAGAAACGACTGGCTGCTGAAGTAACTAAGCTTGTCCATGGTAGAGAGGGGCTGGAATCTGCTAAGAG GTGCACTAAGGCCCTTTACCACAGCAGTGTGGAGGCACTGGAAGAAATGTCTGACCAAGAGCTACAGGAACTTTTCAGACAAGCTACTTCTGCTGAACTGCTGCTTGAAGCTGGCATGACTGTTCTTGACTTGTGTCGCAAAGCAAATGCCATTCCAGATGGACCTAGTGG gtaCCGGAAAATTACAGACGGAGGAGTTTCAATAAATGGGAATCGTGTAACTAATCCTGAGACTGTTCTTATTCTGGGACAGCATATTCTGAAGAATGGAGTATCATTACTTAGGGttggaaagaaaaattactaCATTATAAAATGGTTGCAGTTGTGA